From a single Oceaniferula flava genomic region:
- a CDS encoding PstA family ABC transporter permease, producing MSAPEQPSGPFTGKKSRAGLFEKIQRGVLFISTYAIVFFALIIFGIIIFRGAPVLMDKGWDFFSRKPETLEVASFDKGKGFLAPTEVLKTMRRYNDDLPVESEEAVSQPFKYKTFKIEEGSLIGDGYLAIIEQQNDGFRPGFAERHTDRQIGFPVAKEATITLGTATFEELKASTTTLPVAEARETQSTTETFTVSFTKGFYNIPVKTVKSLKSSNLIYILYGNLTEKGDDELESLMPLDIPETQSVLLSKAQYSDLQAAPGDFKAGEPTVNKTVTPKWAIDLQVRNYTVPFDMFKKILEENPSLQVKHQHNIDRGSIELQIDGNTQELLVSADEFQMIVEANPGLKLTDVNDKVIEEDFMRFDLTKAVEIQLPTTEMQAFKLANQDSNVIKILKEYTHSYSGGGVAGPLIGTALLVFFCMIIALAVGVASSVYLSEYSRKGKMINSIRLAMMNLAGVPSIVFGLFGLGLFVVLAPKFTNTPSLHDKVRLPITPSLFEPELREQEREKIVMLEKTESSEEAASAKTLASRTGYSKYYDGWYYLSFEGWGSSIIAGAFTLAIMVLPVIITSCEESLRAVPQGFREASLALGASKWQSIRTAVLPYAMPGILTASVLGITRVAGETAPIMFTAAVAEKSGLPFEGLQSTGFDKFLEFISQNVQALPYHIYTVSGRIPQSEYTEPMQYGSVLVFMMVVMMFAGLSIWLRARMRKKLKW from the coding sequence ATGAGCGCACCCGAACAACCATCAGGCCCATTCACGGGCAAAAAATCCCGAGCTGGCTTATTCGAAAAAATCCAGCGAGGCGTCTTGTTTATCAGCACCTACGCGATTGTCTTCTTCGCCCTGATCATCTTTGGCATCATCATTTTCCGTGGTGCCCCGGTATTGATGGACAAGGGCTGGGATTTCTTCAGCAGAAAACCTGAAACCTTGGAAGTCGCCAGCTTCGATAAGGGCAAGGGCTTCCTCGCCCCCACCGAAGTGCTCAAGACGATGCGCCGCTACAACGACGACCTCCCTGTCGAATCCGAGGAGGCAGTCAGTCAGCCGTTCAAATACAAAACCTTCAAGATCGAGGAAGGCAGCCTGATTGGCGACGGCTACCTCGCCATCATCGAGCAGCAAAATGATGGTTTCCGCCCGGGCTTTGCCGAACGTCACACCGACCGACAGATCGGGTTCCCCGTTGCCAAGGAAGCAACCATCACCCTCGGCACTGCCACCTTTGAAGAGCTCAAGGCCAGCACCACCACTCTGCCCGTGGCCGAGGCTCGCGAAACGCAGAGCACCACGGAAACATTCACCGTGAGTTTCACCAAAGGGTTTTACAACATTCCGGTAAAAACGGTGAAATCACTGAAGTCATCAAACCTGATCTACATCCTCTACGGCAACCTCACGGAAAAGGGCGACGACGAGCTGGAAAGTCTGATGCCTCTCGACATCCCCGAGACGCAGTCGGTGCTCCTCAGCAAGGCGCAATACAGCGACCTGCAAGCCGCCCCCGGCGACTTCAAAGCCGGTGAACCCACCGTCAATAAAACCGTCACGCCGAAGTGGGCCATCGATCTCCAGGTCCGGAACTACACCGTTCCCTTCGACATGTTTAAAAAGATCCTGGAGGAAAACCCGTCGCTCCAGGTTAAGCACCAGCACAACATCGATCGTGGAAGCATCGAACTGCAGATCGATGGCAACACGCAAGAGCTTCTGGTCAGTGCCGACGAGTTTCAAATGATCGTCGAAGCCAACCCAGGCCTGAAACTCACCGACGTGAATGACAAGGTGATCGAGGAAGATTTCATGCGCTTTGACCTTACCAAGGCCGTTGAAATCCAGCTCCCAACCACTGAAATGCAGGCCTTCAAGCTGGCGAACCAAGATTCCAACGTCATCAAGATCCTCAAGGAATACACCCACTCTTACTCCGGTGGAGGTGTCGCAGGCCCACTGATCGGAACTGCCTTGTTAGTATTCTTCTGCATGATCATCGCGCTCGCCGTCGGTGTCGCATCCTCCGTCTATCTCAGCGAATACTCTCGCAAGGGAAAAATGATCAACTCCATCCGTCTGGCGATGATGAACCTGGCGGGTGTGCCCTCCATCGTGTTCGGCCTGTTCGGTCTCGGCCTGTTCGTGGTGCTGGCACCAAAGTTCACTAACACACCATCGTTGCACGACAAAGTCCGCCTGCCCATCACACCTTCACTTTTCGAACCTGAACTGCGCGAACAAGAACGGGAAAAAATCGTCATGCTGGAAAAAACCGAGAGCAGCGAGGAAGCCGCGTCGGCAAAAACCTTGGCCAGCCGCACAGGCTACAGCAAATACTACGATGGCTGGTATTACCTCAGCTTCGAAGGTTGGGGCAGCTCAATCATCGCCGGTGCATTCACCCTCGCGATCATGGTGCTCCCCGTGATCATCACGTCCTGTGAGGAATCGCTACGAGCGGTGCCTCAAGGGTTCCGTGAAGCTTCTTTGGCCCTGGGAGCCTCGAAGTGGCAATCGATCCGAACGGCGGTGCTTCCCTACGCCATGCCCGGTATCCTCACTGCCTCCGTGCTGGGAATCACTCGGGTGGCCGGTGAAACCGCACCCATCATGTTCACCGCCGCCGTGGCTGAGAAATCAGGACTTCCCTTCGAAGGACTGCAATCCACCGGCTTCGACAAGTTCCTCGAGTTCATCTCACAGAACGTCCAGGCCCTCCCCTATCACATCTACACCGTCTCCGGAAGAATCCCACAATCCGAATATACCGAGCCGATGCAATACGGTTCCGTTCTGGTCTTCATGATGGTGGTCATGATGTTCGCCGGCCTCTCCATTTGGCTCCGCGCCCGCATGCGCAAGAAACTCAAATGGTAA
- the pstC gene encoding phosphate ABC transporter permease subunit PstC has translation MAKRKNNKTTTPFSKNKGWRILGIGPQECVKYFFGGNAMVSIIVLILICFFLAKEAVLFFPDYKANLELYRKSGQEFVDFADDQLEYQKRIKSLTTQVKSYELYERAGKDAEIPGVFNDMKRIANSLMKDEMKEVGIASDRLEKEMWTLLFPDDQETQDKMKSAAVESLKKAQTVLNERVVEVAPLIVESDLKKEYQGVLEEGIYPNLQQALVEYYTDFDGKDVSPSYVKTKVEEGEAKRSELLENELFKEYAAVEASNNEGLREFENLVNELRTHALVTKQRAESFKTAAARRVALEEGMKHAGPERKRSMEVEFQRIPTEAPDFTKLNQRLYAALPEHQEKLDAMMTHAKAGFSKLPDGSELSNKKSIRLNKELHENIEDYDQFMAQKTERMHSWAHDKKLAAGKSFFGFFFGKKWVTNSSWNDFYGLMPLFGGSLGITLIAIAVALPFSIGGAIYVNRVASPTEQNLVKPIIEFIQAIPSIVLAFFGVVVLGKYLVDWSNLAIFSWLPGFPMDQGLNMLNAGVLLGFMAIPTMFTLAEDALNNVPKSYTEASLALGASKLKTIFRVVVPCAISGIIAAILLGFGRIIGETMVVLLVAGGRIALPETWTDPVHTMTGIIAQETGEVTAGSIHYRALFMVGLVLFTISLLLNSLAQKIVKKFGHK, from the coding sequence ATGGCCAAGAGGAAAAACAACAAGACCACCACTCCGTTCTCTAAAAACAAAGGCTGGAGAATTCTCGGTATCGGACCGCAAGAATGCGTGAAATACTTCTTCGGAGGTAACGCGATGGTCTCCATCATCGTGCTTATTCTGATTTGCTTTTTCCTCGCCAAGGAAGCGGTCTTATTCTTCCCAGACTACAAAGCGAACCTGGAACTCTATCGCAAGTCCGGCCAAGAATTTGTCGATTTCGCCGATGATCAACTGGAATACCAAAAGCGGATCAAATCGCTGACCACCCAAGTCAAATCCTACGAGCTCTACGAACGTGCCGGCAAGGATGCAGAAATCCCAGGTGTGTTTAACGACATGAAACGCATTGCCAACTCACTCATGAAAGATGAGATGAAGGAAGTAGGCATCGCATCCGATCGTCTCGAAAAGGAAATGTGGACCCTGCTATTCCCTGACGACCAAGAAACGCAGGACAAAATGAAATCCGCCGCCGTGGAGAGCTTGAAAAAAGCCCAAACGGTATTGAACGAACGGGTTGTCGAGGTGGCTCCGTTGATTGTAGAAAGCGACCTTAAAAAAGAATACCAAGGCGTGCTCGAGGAGGGTATTTACCCGAATTTACAGCAAGCACTGGTCGAGTATTACACCGATTTCGACGGTAAGGACGTCAGCCCCAGCTACGTCAAAACCAAGGTCGAGGAAGGTGAAGCCAAGCGCTCCGAGCTGCTCGAGAACGAGCTATTCAAAGAATACGCCGCCGTGGAAGCTTCCAACAACGAAGGCCTCAGAGAGTTTGAAAACTTGGTCAACGAACTCCGCACCCACGCCCTGGTCACCAAACAACGGGCCGAAAGTTTTAAAACAGCCGCCGCCCGTCGTGTGGCGCTCGAAGAAGGCATGAAACACGCCGGACCTGAGCGCAAGCGCAGCATGGAAGTGGAATTCCAGCGCATCCCTACCGAAGCCCCTGATTTTACTAAGTTAAACCAGCGCCTCTACGCGGCTCTTCCGGAGCACCAGGAGAAGCTCGACGCCATGATGACCCACGCCAAGGCCGGCTTCTCCAAGCTCCCCGACGGCAGTGAACTGAGCAACAAGAAATCCATTCGCCTGAACAAAGAGCTCCACGAAAACATCGAAGATTACGATCAGTTCATGGCGCAGAAAACCGAGCGGATGCACAGCTGGGCACACGACAAAAAACTTGCCGCCGGCAAATCGTTCTTCGGTTTCTTCTTCGGAAAAAAGTGGGTCACGAACAGCTCGTGGAACGATTTCTACGGTCTGATGCCTCTCTTCGGAGGCTCGCTGGGGATCACCCTGATTGCCATTGCGGTGGCTCTGCCATTCTCGATTGGTGGAGCGATCTACGTCAACCGCGTCGCCTCCCCCACCGAGCAGAACCTGGTGAAACCGATCATCGAGTTCATCCAGGCCATTCCGTCGATTGTGTTAGCTTTCTTCGGCGTGGTGGTGCTTGGGAAATACCTGGTCGATTGGTCGAACCTCGCGATCTTCTCCTGGCTCCCCGGTTTCCCCATGGACCAAGGACTGAACATGCTGAACGCCGGGGTTTTGTTAGGATTCATGGCCATCCCCACCATGTTCACCCTGGCCGAGGATGCCCTCAACAACGTGCCCAAATCCTACACCGAAGCCTCCCTCGCTCTTGGAGCCAGCAAGCTGAAAACCATCTTCCGTGTGGTAGTTCCCTGCGCGATCTCCGGCATCATTGCTGCCATCTTGTTAGGATTTGGTCGGATCATCGGTGAGACCATGGTGGTGCTTCTTGTGGCCGGTGGCCGCATTGCGCTGCCAGAGACATGGACCGATCCGGTGCACACGATGACCGGCATCATTGCCCAAGAAACGGGCGAAGTCACCGCCGGCAGCATCCACTACCGGGCGCTGTTCATGGTGGGCCTCGTGCTGTTCACCATCTCTCTCCTTCTCAACTCACTGGCTCAGAAAATCGTTAAGAAATTCGGCCACAAATAA
- a CDS encoding phosphate ABC transporter substrate-binding protein, with product MKLIQTATAAFAGIALSVSAQAQTKIAIKGSDTLGAKMVPQLSEVYKALGNNVAFDIAAEGSSQAFTALDEGTAAIGMSSRSVKDSEINKFSEKGKKLVEHVAGVDMIAVIVNKANGVKKLTKAQVEGIFTGAITDWSEVGGKPGKILVYTRNTTSGTYKTFQKLAMSKKDYGTNSQKMAGNEQIAQAVADNAAGIGYVGLAYVGKPGVAAAAVDGVLPEPANKANYALSRNLYYYTVGEPTGEVAKFITWATTNATAGKVIEKVGFIAPSSK from the coding sequence ATGAAATTGATCCAAACAGCTACCGCAGCTTTCGCAGGCATCGCCCTGAGCGTTTCCGCCCAAGCCCAAACCAAAATCGCTATTAAAGGTTCCGACACCCTCGGTGCCAAAATGGTCCCTCAACTTTCCGAAGTCTACAAAGCACTTGGCAACAACGTCGCTTTCGACATCGCCGCTGAAGGTTCTTCCCAGGCATTCACCGCACTGGACGAAGGCACTGCCGCAATCGGCATGAGCTCACGTTCCGTTAAGGACAGCGAAATCAACAAGTTCTCCGAAAAAGGCAAGAAGCTCGTCGAGCACGTGGCCGGCGTCGATATGATCGCTGTGATCGTTAACAAAGCCAACGGTGTGAAAAAACTGACCAAAGCTCAGGTCGAAGGCATCTTCACCGGCGCCATCACCGACTGGTCTGAAGTTGGCGGCAAGCCAGGTAAAATCCTCGTCTACACCCGCAACACCACTTCCGGCACCTACAAAACCTTCCAGAAGCTCGCCATGAGCAAGAAGGACTACGGCACCAACTCCCAGAAGATGGCCGGCAACGAGCAGATCGCTCAAGCTGTCGCCGATAACGCAGCCGGCATCGGTTACGTTGGTCTGGCCTACGTTGGCAAGCCAGGTGTGGCTGCCGCAGCTGTGGACGGTGTGCTTCCTGAGCCTGCCAACAAAGCAAACTACGCTCTGTCTCGCAACCTTTACTACTACACCGTAGGCGAGCCTACCGGTGAAGTTGCCAAGTTCATCACTTGGGCCACCACCAATGCCACCGCTGGCAAGGTCATCGAGAAAGTCGGCTTCATCGCTCCTTCCTCCAAGTAA
- a CDS encoding response regulator transcription factor, which produces MQTILVIEDEADIADLIAFNLRRNNFNVEMSPDGLHGLAAARSLLPDLIVLDLMMPGMDGVSLFKELQREATTRKIPVIMLTARGQTEDKIAGLEIGADDYMTKPFSPKELMLRIKNLLKRSVPASSGAELKCGPFRFIKNSLKFYVDGEEVDLTATEFKLMLYLSERRNVPQDRHDLLMEVMGYSSDVHSRTLDTHMKRLRRKLGDRVDLLETVRGVGYKLNVPDEEGSSLT; this is translated from the coding sequence ATGCAAACTATATTGGTCATCGAAGATGAGGCAGACATTGCTGATCTCATCGCATTCAATCTCAGAAGGAATAACTTCAATGTGGAGATGTCTCCGGACGGCCTGCACGGTCTTGCCGCTGCCAGGTCTCTGCTTCCTGATCTCATCGTCCTGGATCTTATGATGCCGGGCATGGATGGGGTCAGCTTGTTCAAGGAACTTCAGCGCGAAGCCACCACACGGAAGATTCCGGTGATCATGCTCACCGCCCGCGGGCAGACTGAGGACAAGATTGCGGGGCTGGAAATTGGTGCCGATGACTATATGACCAAGCCGTTTAGTCCGAAGGAACTGATGCTGCGGATTAAAAACTTGCTGAAAAGAAGTGTGCCCGCCAGCAGTGGTGCAGAGCTGAAATGCGGACCGTTCCGTTTTATCAAGAACTCACTGAAGTTCTATGTCGATGGCGAGGAAGTCGATCTAACGGCTACCGAATTTAAACTGATGCTCTACCTCAGTGAGCGCCGTAATGTGCCACAGGACCGACACGATTTACTGATGGAGGTGATGGGCTACAGCAGCGATGTTCACAGCCGCACCTTGGATACCCATATGAAACGCTTGCGGAGAAAGCTCGGAGATCGGGTAGATCTGCTAGAAACAGTGCGCGGTGTGGGTTACAAGCTGAATGTGCCCGATGAAGAGGGCTCGTCCCTGACTTAG
- a CDS encoding sensor histidine kinase, whose amino-acid sequence MTVYLLIAVVVALSAWIFWQQRQNSAKFQVQELRGRELRKEALSERDQLLDALGDAFLLVNETSHITFANASARNLVKGRKLMGRSIMEAFLDDRLSVAVMKCIRTGKPMQELVVLHSSHTPLGSAGEEGGSAWVIDAAPLSSSDDSALTRIVIRDVTAEHQAEQVRRDFVANASHELRTPMAIINGYLENLIDDDVVEDPVTSRKFLKTMRKHGARISRLVEDMLVISKMESGEAMTLNKNSFSLRACAMDVVERLEHMTSKQEAEIILDMEPSDLRVTGDRFYWTQIIFNLVENALKQNPAPGLKITVKGTLNEDESICIAICDDGIGIPSADLPFIFRRFYRVDKHHTQSEVKGTGLGLSIVRRAVEAHGGEIKATSTPGSLTCFTISLPPEPEETED is encoded by the coding sequence ATGACCGTTTATTTATTGATCGCTGTCGTGGTTGCGTTGAGCGCTTGGATTTTCTGGCAGCAACGACAGAACAGTGCCAAATTCCAGGTGCAAGAGCTCAGGGGCAGAGAGCTCCGCAAGGAAGCTCTGTCCGAGCGTGACCAGCTGCTCGATGCGCTGGGCGATGCCTTCTTACTGGTGAATGAAACCAGCCACATCACCTTCGCCAATGCCAGCGCGCGCAATCTGGTGAAAGGCCGAAAACTGATGGGCCGGAGTATCATGGAGGCTTTCCTCGACGATCGCCTGTCGGTCGCAGTGATGAAGTGCATTCGCACGGGGAAACCGATGCAGGAACTGGTGGTGCTGCACTCGTCCCACACGCCTTTGGGATCGGCTGGCGAAGAAGGTGGTAGCGCGTGGGTGATCGATGCCGCACCGTTATCGTCCTCCGATGACTCGGCGTTAACCCGCATTGTCATCCGTGATGTTACCGCGGAGCATCAAGCCGAGCAGGTGAGACGTGACTTTGTGGCGAATGCCTCCCACGAACTGCGGACACCGATGGCAATCATCAACGGTTACTTGGAAAACCTGATCGATGATGACGTGGTGGAAGACCCGGTGACTTCGCGCAAATTCCTCAAAACCATGCGCAAACATGGTGCCCGGATCTCACGTCTGGTCGAGGACATGCTGGTGATTTCCAAAATGGAATCCGGCGAAGCGATGACGCTTAACAAGAACTCTTTCTCTCTCCGTGCCTGTGCCATGGATGTGGTCGAGCGGCTGGAGCACATGACCAGCAAGCAGGAGGCGGAAATCATCTTGGACATGGAGCCATCGGACCTCCGCGTCACCGGGGATCGCTTCTACTGGACTCAAATTATTTTCAACTTGGTGGAGAATGCACTCAAGCAAAACCCGGCACCGGGCTTGAAGATCACCGTCAAGGGCACGCTCAATGAGGATGAGAGCATTTGCATCGCGATATGCGACGATGGCATCGGCATTCCATCGGCTGACCTGCCCTTCATTTTCAGACGATTTTATCGTGTCGACAAACATCACACGCAGAGCGAGGTGAAAGGGACCGGTCTTGGGTTGTCGATTGTGCGTCGGGCAGTCGAAGCGCACGGTGGGGAAATCAAAGCCACCTCCACCCCCGGCTCGCTCACCTGCTTCACCATCAGTCTGCCTCCCGAACCGGAGGAGACCGAAGACTAG
- a CDS encoding MATE family efflux transporter has product MSSSNHQESSGSRSWLGEARATILLALPLMAGQVGQMLMALADTVMIGRVGVVPLAASTFANTLLMVPFMFGIGLLACVSIRVSQGRGGKRHEDVKNVLRHGTWLSLAYGICTMLLILALLPFLDRFGQAPEVVAEAPAYLILCAISMVPVMVSIGWKNFGNALNQPWPPFYIQLSGVLCNIGLNWLLIYGHWGFPELGLAGAGWATLISRCLVMLALLLWLKRARSVKEWCPHHWWIRLSGGELKKLLVLGVPVAFQMVCEVGAFAAASLMAGRIGVEALAAHQVALTCASTSFMIPLGVAMAITVRMGEAFGEGQDPKKLHRILTGGWFYGVVFTGASMMVFILCGHWLAGKIVLEPEVIDLAAKLLVIAGLFQLGDGLQVISSSALRGMGDVKLPAWLGVFSYWLVAVPLGAWLAFGRDLGAQGIWWGLAGGLSTAGGLLCVRAWRLASAGPAADAQSA; this is encoded by the coding sequence ATGTCATCATCGAATCATCAAGAATCATCCGGCTCACGCTCGTGGCTGGGTGAAGCACGTGCCACCATTCTGTTAGCCTTGCCCTTGATGGCTGGGCAGGTAGGGCAGATGCTGATGGCGCTGGCCGATACGGTGATGATTGGTCGAGTGGGGGTGGTGCCGCTGGCCGCTTCTACCTTTGCCAACACGCTGTTGATGGTGCCGTTCATGTTTGGCATTGGTCTGCTTGCCTGCGTTTCCATCCGGGTCTCGCAGGGGCGGGGCGGCAAGCGGCATGAGGATGTCAAAAATGTCCTGCGTCACGGAACTTGGCTCTCGCTGGCATACGGCATCTGCACCATGCTGCTGATCTTGGCTTTGCTTCCGTTCTTGGATCGTTTTGGCCAGGCCCCGGAGGTGGTAGCTGAGGCACCGGCATATCTGATCTTATGTGCGATCTCGATGGTTCCGGTGATGGTGTCGATCGGTTGGAAAAACTTCGGCAATGCCCTGAACCAACCGTGGCCGCCATTTTACATCCAGCTGTCCGGTGTGCTGTGTAACATCGGGCTGAACTGGTTGTTGATTTATGGCCATTGGGGATTTCCAGAGCTCGGATTGGCTGGCGCTGGCTGGGCCACCTTGATCTCGCGCTGTTTGGTGATGCTGGCTTTGTTGCTGTGGTTGAAACGGGCACGATCGGTGAAGGAGTGGTGCCCGCATCATTGGTGGATCCGGCTGAGTGGTGGGGAGTTGAAAAAATTGTTAGTTCTCGGTGTGCCCGTGGCTTTTCAGATGGTGTGCGAAGTGGGGGCCTTTGCTGCGGCCTCGCTGATGGCCGGGCGCATTGGTGTGGAGGCTCTGGCTGCGCATCAGGTGGCGCTCACCTGTGCCTCCACCTCATTTATGATCCCGCTGGGAGTGGCCATGGCGATCACTGTGAGAATGGGAGAGGCGTTCGGAGAGGGGCAGGATCCTAAAAAGCTGCATCGGATCCTTACCGGTGGCTGGTTTTACGGCGTGGTTTTTACCGGTGCTTCCATGATGGTGTTCATCCTCTGCGGGCACTGGTTGGCGGGGAAAATTGTCTTGGAACCTGAAGTCATTGATCTCGCGGCGAAGCTCTTGGTCATCGCTGGCCTCTTCCAGCTGGGAGATGGCCTGCAGGTGATCTCTTCCTCGGCCTTACGGGGCATGGGGGATGTTAAGCTGCCGGCTTGGCTGGGTGTGTTTTCCTACTGGCTGGTGGCCGTTCCGCTGGGCGCTTGGCTGGCATTCGGTCGGGACCTCGGAGCTCAAGGGATTTGGTGGGGGCTGGCCGGTGGACTGAGCACCGCCGGGGGCCTGCTGTGCGTGCGGGCGTGGCGACTGGCCTCTGCCGGACCGGCCGCTGATGCTCAGTCTGCTTGA
- a CDS encoding FMN-binding glutamate synthase family protein — translation MHWSLIVLLILAALVTAVLIYDLLQKRHAILHNFPIIGHFRYLLEKIGPELRQYIVTDNDEERPFSRDQRRWVYASSKKENNYFGFGTDNDLELTPNYLILKQSTFPHSAKLPNPSHPLPCAKVIGAARERKKAFRPASVVNVSAMSFGSLGRAAVEAMNRGCAIAGCMHNTGEGGVSIHHKHGSDLMLQIGTGYFGCRDEEGNFSMDVLLETLAGAPHVKAIEIKLSQGAKPGLGGLLPKEKITHEISEARGIPMGVDCASPASHKAFDSADSMLDFVEHIASVTGLPVGIKSAVGQLDFWHDLAEHMADGQRGVDFITIDGGEGGTGAAPLVFSDHVALPFKIAFARVYSIFSHANLADKIVFIGSAKLGFPMDALFAFGLGCDMISVAREAMLSIGCIQAQNCHTGHCPAGVATHNEWLMQGLDPTLKAARLANYVVTLRYEILRLCHAAGHSHPALVTTDHFEILDGQLGSTSFKKTFGYERVKQAPCEIDCEEITRIMAQAD, via the coding sequence ATGCACTGGTCCCTGATTGTCCTTCTCATTCTTGCCGCTCTCGTCACAGCGGTGCTCATCTATGACCTGCTGCAGAAGCGGCATGCCATTCTTCATAACTTCCCTATCATTGGGCACTTCCGTTATTTGTTAGAAAAGATCGGTCCTGAGCTGCGTCAGTATATCGTCACCGACAACGATGAAGAACGTCCCTTTTCACGCGACCAGCGCCGCTGGGTTTACGCCTCGTCCAAAAAGGAAAACAACTACTTCGGCTTTGGCACCGACAACGACCTCGAGCTGACGCCGAACTATCTGATTTTAAAACAATCCACCTTCCCCCATTCCGCCAAACTCCCGAACCCCAGTCACCCGCTGCCCTGTGCCAAGGTGATCGGGGCGGCACGTGAGCGCAAAAAAGCCTTCCGCCCGGCCTCGGTCGTCAATGTCTCGGCCATGAGTTTTGGCTCGCTGGGACGGGCCGCAGTGGAGGCGATGAACCGTGGCTGCGCCATCGCCGGCTGTATGCACAACACCGGTGAAGGCGGCGTATCCATTCACCATAAACACGGCAGCGATCTGATGCTGCAGATCGGCACCGGCTACTTTGGCTGTCGCGATGAGGAGGGGAATTTCTCCATGGATGTCTTGTTGGAAACCTTGGCAGGAGCGCCTCACGTCAAGGCCATCGAAATCAAACTCAGCCAAGGGGCTAAGCCGGGGCTCGGCGGGCTGCTACCGAAGGAGAAGATCACCCACGAAATTTCAGAGGCAAGGGGCATCCCTATGGGAGTCGACTGCGCCAGCCCTGCCAGCCACAAGGCGTTCGACAGTGCCGACTCTATGCTCGATTTTGTCGAACATATCGCCAGCGTCACCGGCCTGCCGGTCGGCATCAAATCCGCCGTCGGTCAGCTGGACTTCTGGCACGATCTGGCGGAACACATGGCCGATGGCCAGCGCGGCGTCGATTTCATCACCATTGATGGTGGCGAAGGAGGCACCGGAGCCGCGCCGCTGGTGTTCTCGGACCACGTGGCCCTGCCCTTCAAGATCGCTTTTGCACGCGTTTATTCGATTTTCTCACATGCCAATCTCGCCGACAAGATCGTCTTTATCGGATCGGCAAAGCTTGGCTTCCCCATGGATGCCCTCTTTGCCTTCGGTCTGGGCTGCGATATGATCTCCGTAGCGCGTGAGGCGATGCTTTCCATCGGTTGTATCCAAGCGCAGAACTGCCACACCGGCCACTGTCCGGCAGGCGTTGCCACCCACAACGAGTGGCTGATGCAGGGGCTCGATCCCACGCTCAAAGCGGCGCGTCTGGCGAACTATGTGGTCACCCTGCGCTACGAGATCCTTCGCCTATGCCATGCCGCCGGTCACAGTCACCCGGCGCTGGTCACCACCGATCATTTTGAAATCCTCGACGGCCAGTTGGGCAGCACCTCCTTCAAAAAAACCTTTGGTTACGAGCGGGTGAAGCAGGCACCGTGTGAGATCGACTGCGAGGAAATCACTCGCATCATGGCTCAAGCAGACTGA